A genome region from Verrucomicrobiia bacterium includes the following:
- a CDS encoding ISNCY family transposase yields the protein MKMQEVILRALARTITWWQAAEIAGISPRQMQRWKKRYEWGGYDGLYDRRRGQPSPRRIPLETVERVLGLYREKYFDFNVRHFHEKLVEEHGIELSYTWVKLVLQGAGLVAKRKQRGVHRKRRERRPLPGMMLHVDGSEHRWFEHDRWYDLLVVMDDATSQIYYAQLVEEESTRTVMVALREVIENKGVFCALYSDRASHFFLTPKAGEPVDRQRLTQVGRALSDLRIEMIPSYSPQARGRSERNFGTWQGRLPQELRLRGIGTVEEANRFLKESYIAEFNRKFTVKAAQPGHAFVRARRGDLDRVFSIQHERIVNRDNTVSWSNRCLQIEKTLWRGSLAGCRVTVYEHLDGTVSLGYGPKVLGRYTGEGVALKPGDGKPALPGEAA from the coding sequence ATGAAGATGCAAGAAGTGATTTTGCGAGCTTTGGCCAGGACGATTACCTGGTGGCAGGCGGCCGAGATTGCGGGGATCAGCCCTCGACAGATGCAGCGTTGGAAGAAGCGATACGAGTGGGGAGGGTACGACGGCCTGTACGACCGGCGGCGGGGTCAGCCGAGCCCGCGCCGGATTCCGCTGGAGACGGTGGAGCGCGTGCTGGGGTTGTATCGGGAGAAGTATTTCGACTTCAACGTGCGGCATTTCCACGAGAAGTTGGTGGAGGAGCACGGGATCGAGCTGAGTTACACCTGGGTGAAGCTGGTCCTGCAAGGGGCAGGGTTGGTGGCCAAGCGCAAGCAGCGAGGGGTGCATCGGAAACGGCGGGAGCGGCGCCCTCTGCCCGGGATGATGTTGCACGTCGACGGCAGCGAGCATCGCTGGTTCGAGCATGATCGCTGGTATGACTTGCTGGTGGTCATGGATGATGCGACCAGCCAGATCTATTACGCGCAACTGGTGGAGGAAGAATCGACGCGGACGGTGATGGTGGCGCTGCGGGAAGTGATCGAAAATAAGGGAGTCTTCTGTGCCCTCTACAGCGACCGGGCGAGCCACTTTTTTCTGACTCCTAAGGCGGGGGAACCCGTGGATCGACAGCGTTTGACACAGGTAGGGCGGGCGCTGAGTGATTTGAGGATCGAGATGATTCCCTCCTATTCGCCGCAGGCGCGGGGGCGGAGTGAGCGGAACTTTGGGACCTGGCAGGGACGGCTGCCCCAGGAGTTGCGCTTGCGGGGGATCGGGACGGTGGAAGAGGCGAACCGATTTCTCAAGGAGTCTTATATCGCCGAGTTTAATCGCAAGTTCACGGTGAAGGCCGCCCAGCCTGGTCACGCCTTCGTGCGGGCGCGGCGGGGCGACTTGGATCGGGTTTTCTCGATTCAGCACGAGCGCATCGTCAACCGCGACAACACGGTGAGTTGGTCAAACCGCTGCTTGCAGATTGAGAAGACGTTGTGGCGGGGCAGCCTGGCCGGCTGCCGCGTGACGGTCTATGAACATTTGGACGGAACGGTGAGCCTCGGCTATGGCCCCAAGGTCCTGGGCCGCTACACGGGGGAGGGCGTCGCGCTGAAGCCGGGAGATGGTAAACCCGCCCTTCCAGGCGAAGCGGCCTAA